One stretch of Halobaculum marinum DNA includes these proteins:
- a CDS encoding cation:proton antiporter regulatory subunit produces MTVYESDLPGVGKKHEIELGGEERLVVVTHNTGKREVYRRADADADAEKLFELSDGLARTVGTVLEGAYFQPVATENIDTVLGGDALIEWYEVPEGSELAGETIAAADVRQRTGASIIAVEHDDEVTPNPDPGAGVRAGDTVVVIGSRAEVDAFNDAFIDPDAVGRSTDLGDAGGGPGAGDGDDADGGR; encoded by the coding sequence ATGACCGTCTACGAGTCGGACCTCCCCGGCGTCGGCAAGAAACACGAGATCGAACTCGGCGGCGAGGAGCGACTCGTCGTCGTCACCCACAACACCGGCAAGCGGGAGGTGTACCGGCGCGCCGACGCGGACGCGGACGCCGAGAAGTTGTTCGAGTTGTCCGACGGGCTCGCCCGCACCGTCGGCACCGTCCTCGAAGGGGCGTACTTCCAGCCGGTCGCGACGGAGAACATCGACACGGTCCTCGGGGGCGACGCGCTCATCGAGTGGTACGAGGTGCCCGAGGGCTCGGAACTCGCGGGCGAGACCATCGCCGCGGCGGACGTGCGCCAGCGCACCGGCGCGTCGATCATCGCGGTCGAACACGACGACGAGGTGACGCCGAACCCGGACCCCGGTGCCGGCGTCCGCGCGGGCGACACTGTGGTCGTCATCGGCTCGCGGGCGGAGGTCGACGCGTTCAACGACGCGTTCATCGACCCCGACGCGGTCGGTCGATCGACCGACCTCGGTGACGCGGGCGGCGGTCCGGGCGCGGGCGACGGAGACGACGCGGACGGCGGGCGCTGA
- a CDS encoding CheF family chemotaxis protein produces MKGGRKLNDVSWSKGRIILSNKRVVLVGNGGKRTLALSSVDGIGGRYDANQEIQRVSNYVSLRIGDDVFLIAAEEHDEFRTDLYRAFLDRKVIKARHPAIKGGVVQDTEWEQARVKVEADGISIAQQSGAFVRLELDDIGTLEETERTVMDEKASVIEAEHTDDEGTSVQTYLSGQPWIVAVIKSYLGEGRDRNRGAVELSESEREVLMALYSGVSSFEVPNFLGMSVDRVEEIFERLIEAEVLEEVRTRREVALEPRGRNIASEAMNEQ; encoded by the coding sequence ATGAAGGGCGGGCGAAAACTCAACGACGTGTCGTGGTCGAAGGGGCGGATCATCCTCTCGAACAAGCGCGTCGTCCTCGTCGGCAACGGCGGCAAGCGGACGCTCGCGCTGTCGAGCGTCGACGGCATCGGCGGGCGCTACGACGCCAACCAAGAGATCCAGCGCGTCTCCAACTACGTCAGCCTCCGCATCGGCGACGACGTGTTCCTCATCGCCGCCGAGGAGCACGACGAGTTCCGCACGGACCTGTACCGCGCGTTCCTCGACCGCAAGGTGATCAAGGCCCGTCACCCCGCGATCAAAGGCGGCGTCGTCCAAGACACCGAGTGGGAACAGGCCCGCGTGAAAGTCGAGGCCGACGGCATCTCCATCGCCCAACAGAGCGGCGCGTTCGTCCGGTTGGAACTCGACGACATCGGCACGCTCGAAGAGACCGAGCGCACCGTCATGGACGAGAAAGCGTCGGTCATCGAGGCCGAACACACCGACGACGAAGGCACCAGCGTCCAGACGTACCTCTCGGGGCAGCCGTGGATCGTCGCGGTGATCAAGTCGTACCTCGGCGAGGGCCGCGACCGAAACCGCGGCGCCGTCGAGTTGTCCGAGTCCGAGCGCGAGGTGCTGATGGCGCTGTACTCGGGCGTCTCCTCGTTCGAGGTGCCCAACTTCCTCGGGATGAGCGTCGACCGCGTCGAGGAGATCTTCGAGCGCCTCATCGAGGCGGAAGTGCTGGAGGAGGTGCGCACCCGCCGCGAGGTCGCGCTGGAACCGCGCGGGCGCAACATCGCCAGCGAGGCGATGAACGAACAGTAA
- the hisA gene encoding 1-(5-phosphoribosyl)-5-[(5-phosphoribosylamino)methylideneamino]imidazole-4-carboxamide isomerase, translating into MSHFPAFEVVPAVDMEGGEVVQLVQGERGTATRYGDPVEAAQRWVDEGAQTLHLVDLDGAFDGERANAAAVDAILDAVDVPVQLGGGIRTAADAIDLLDRGVDRVILGTAAVETPEIVAEISEAHPDSVMVSLDAKDGEVVVSGWTEGTGLDPAEAAGRYEELGAGAILFTDVDVEGQLEGVNRGSVERVTEAVDIPVVASGGVASLDDVRTLREAGAAAVVVGTALYEGTFTLAEAQSV; encoded by the coding sequence ATGAGCCACTTCCCGGCGTTCGAGGTCGTCCCCGCCGTCGACATGGAGGGCGGCGAGGTCGTCCAACTCGTACAGGGAGAACGCGGCACCGCCACCCGCTACGGCGACCCCGTCGAGGCCGCCCAGCGGTGGGTCGACGAGGGCGCGCAGACGCTCCACCTCGTCGACCTCGACGGCGCCTTCGACGGCGAGCGCGCGAACGCCGCCGCCGTCGACGCGATCCTCGACGCCGTCGACGTGCCGGTCCAACTGGGCGGCGGGATCCGCACCGCCGCCGACGCGATCGACCTGCTCGACCGCGGCGTCGACCGCGTGATCCTCGGCACCGCCGCCGTCGAGACGCCCGAGATCGTCGCCGAGATCTCGGAGGCGCACCCGGACAGCGTGATGGTGAGCCTCGACGCCAAGGACGGCGAGGTCGTCGTCTCCGGCTGGACCGAGGGCACCGGCCTCGACCCCGCCGAGGCCGCGGGGCGCTACGAGGAGTTGGGCGCGGGCGCGATCCTGTTCACCGACGTCGACGTGGAGGGGCAACTGGAGGGCGTCAACCGTGGGAGCGTCGAGCGCGTCACCGAGGCCGTTGACATCCCCGTCGTCGCCTCCGGCGGTGTCGCGAGCCTCGACGACGTGCGCACGCTGCGCGAGGCGGGCGCGGCGGCGGTCGTCGTCGGCACCGCGCTGTACGAGGGGACGTTCACGCTGGCGGAGGCGCAGTCCGTCTGA
- a CDS encoding NAD-dependent epimerase/dehydratase family protein: MDSTVLVTGGLGRSGRWIVDRLAQDHEVVCVDLDHPGYEVDPRDNVDFRAADLTDAGETFDLVGAVDPDAVVHWGSYPSPTRHAGSRVFHDNVAGAYNVLVAAGRADATVVQASSESAYGLAFAEETPLPDELPITEAHPMRPEDPYGTGKVVAEEVADMVHRRHGISVTSVRPSWIQYPGEYTCLTLDDLADGAGNCWSYVDVRDVAVLVARAVADPPTGHEAVHAAAAENYLGRSTAEAVAEQFGRLPDDCDLDGEQSALSTAKATALFDWTPSHDWRTARDEDVAAPELWS, translated from the coding sequence ATGGACTCGACCGTACTCGTCACCGGCGGGCTCGGCCGCTCTGGACGGTGGATCGTCGACCGCCTCGCCCAAGACCACGAGGTTGTCTGCGTCGACCTCGACCACCCGGGCTACGAGGTCGACCCGCGCGACAACGTCGACTTCCGCGCCGCTGACCTGACGGACGCGGGCGAGACGTTCGACCTGGTCGGCGCCGTCGACCCGGACGCCGTCGTCCACTGGGGGTCGTACCCGTCGCCGACGCGCCACGCCGGCAGTCGCGTGTTCCACGACAACGTCGCCGGCGCGTACAACGTGCTCGTCGCCGCCGGTCGTGCGGACGCGACCGTCGTGCAGGCGTCCAGCGAGAGCGCCTACGGGCTGGCGTTCGCCGAGGAGACGCCGCTGCCCGACGAACTGCCGATCACGGAGGCCCACCCGATGCGTCCCGAGGACCCGTACGGCACCGGGAAGGTCGTCGCCGAGGAGGTCGCCGACATGGTGCACCGACGCCACGGCATCTCAGTCACCTCAGTGCGCCCGTCGTGGATCCAGTACCCCGGCGAGTACACCTGCCTGACGCTCGACGACCTCGCCGACGGCGCCGGCAACTGCTGGTCGTACGTCGACGTGCGCGACGTGGCTGTCCTCGTCGCCCGTGCGGTCGCCGACCCACCCACGGGTCACGAGGCGGTCCACGCCGCCGCCGCGGAGAACTACCTCGGTCGGTCGACCGCCGAGGCCGTCGCGGAGCAGTTCGGTCGCCTCCCGGACGACTGCGACCTCGACGGCGAGCAGTCGGCGCTGTCGACGGCGAAGGCGACGGCGCTGTTCGACTGGACCCCGAGCCACGACTGGCGGACCGCCCGCGACGAGGACGTGGCAGCGCCCGAACTCTGGTCCTGA
- a CDS encoding HEAT repeat domain-containing protein, with protein sequence MSLYTLARDGDMEQLTDTAKNSDSAAVRRRAAEMLGDVGDPEDDRTMDVLIYLAREDDEEAVRAAAVDGLDELGGNGLERLIAKETGVDPNAADWAAVRAFAKVLGGASIPEYRMAAANALGRMGDSDAVGPLAKRLDDPDPRVRERACLALGRIGDPRVVGRLQAKLDDDHPAVKAAAADALGTIANGKALAALLDLLDDENVSLRRLAASALGNASSAKPVPKLAGALEDEHDTVRRTAVFSIIELLANAPTKQSHAVRDAVISELQDADDETVLGPLVEILEDATQARQRRNAVWFLGRVSSAEPPKHVLHALIDALDDDDKMTAQFAATSITNLEGLQVESALIELVKDDDASVEARAKAAYALGSVGGDRARETLDAITDSDVDKQIRKRAFASLSKLGGVRQ encoded by the coding sequence ATGTCGCTGTACACGCTCGCCCGCGACGGGGACATGGAACAGCTCACCGACACCGCGAAAAACAGCGACAGCGCCGCGGTGCGCCGCCGGGCCGCGGAGATGCTCGGCGACGTGGGCGACCCCGAAGACGACCGGACGATGGACGTGCTCATCTACCTCGCTCGCGAGGACGACGAGGAGGCGGTCCGGGCGGCGGCGGTCGACGGCCTCGACGAACTCGGCGGCAACGGGCTCGAACGGCTCATCGCCAAGGAGACCGGCGTCGACCCGAACGCCGCCGACTGGGCCGCCGTCCGCGCGTTCGCGAAGGTGTTGGGCGGCGCGAGCATTCCGGAGTACCGGATGGCCGCCGCGAACGCGCTCGGACGGATGGGCGACTCCGACGCCGTCGGCCCGCTGGCCAAGCGCCTCGACGACCCCGACCCACGGGTGCGCGAGCGGGCCTGTCTCGCGCTGGGTCGCATCGGCGACCCTCGCGTCGTCGGGCGCCTCCAAGCGAAACTCGACGACGACCACCCCGCGGTGAAAGCCGCGGCGGCGGACGCGCTCGGCACCATCGCCAACGGGAAGGCGCTGGCGGCGCTGCTGGACCTGCTCGACGACGAGAACGTCAGCCTGCGGCGGCTGGCGGCGTCGGCGCTCGGCAACGCCAGTTCGGCGAAGCCGGTACCGAAACTCGCGGGCGCCCTCGAAGACGAGCACGACACGGTGCGGCGGACGGCGGTGTTCTCGATCATCGAGTTGCTCGCCAACGCGCCGACGAAACAGAGTCACGCGGTCCGCGACGCCGTCATCTCGGAGTTGCAAGACGCCGACGACGAGACGGTGCTCGGGCCGCTGGTCGAGATTCTCGAAGACGCCACGCAGGCGCGCCAGCGGCGCAACGCCGTGTGGTTCCTCGGGCGGGTGTCGAGCGCAGAGCCGCCGAAACACGTCCTGCACGCGCTCATCGACGCGCTCGACGACGACGACAAGATGACCGCCCAGTTCGCGGCGACGAGCATCACGAACCTGGAGGGCCTCCAGGTGGAGTCGGCGCTGATCGAACTGGTGAAAGACGACGACGCGTCCGTCGAGGCGCGCGCGAAAGCGGCGTACGCCCTCGGCTCCGTGGGCGGCGACCGCGCGCGCGAGACGCTGGACGCGATCACCGACAGCGACGTGGACAAGCAGATCCGGAAACGGGCGTTCGCGTCGTTGTCGAAGCTCGGAGGTGTTAGACAGTGA
- the hisB gene encoding imidazoleglycerol-phosphate dehydratase HisB, with the protein MSDRTAAVTRETAETEIDLTLAVDGDGDSEVETGVGFFDHMLTAFAKHGLFDLTVRCDGDTHIDDHHTVEDVGIALGEAFAEALGDKRGIRRYADRRVPLDEAVAGVVVDVSGRPYFEFSGEFSQDAVGEMASDMARHFAYSLAMNAGLTLHTEVETGVNAHHEVEALFKALARALDDATRLDERRSDTPSTKGDL; encoded by the coding sequence ATGAGCGACCGCACGGCGGCCGTGACGCGGGAGACGGCCGAGACGGAGATCGATCTCACGCTGGCCGTCGACGGCGACGGCGACAGCGAGGTGGAGACGGGCGTCGGCTTCTTCGACCACATGCTGACGGCGTTCGCCAAGCACGGCCTGTTCGACCTGACCGTCCGCTGTGACGGCGACACCCACATCGACGACCACCACACCGTCGAGGACGTGGGGATCGCACTCGGCGAGGCGTTCGCCGAGGCGCTCGGCGACAAACGCGGCATCCGGCGCTACGCCGACCGGCGCGTCCCGCTGGACGAGGCGGTCGCGGGCGTCGTCGTCGACGTGAGCGGGCGCCCGTACTTCGAGTTCAGCGGCGAGTTCTCGCAGGACGCGGTCGGTGAGATGGCCAGCGACATGGCACGTCACTTCGCGTACTCGCTGGCGATGAACGCCGGGCTCACGCTCCACACGGAGGTCGAGACGGGCGTCAACGCCCACCACGAGGTCGAGGCGCTGTTCAAGGCGCTCGCGCGGGCGCTGGACGACGCGACCCGACTCGACGAGCGTCGCAGCGACACGCCAAGCACGAAAGGCGACCTGTAG
- a CDS encoding DUF7569 family protein yields the protein MSDSCDACGSAVEDALARTVRLSVDRSTVDEQRLCPGCFADWIDRYGREMQSEPDVEIDEENDIIVD from the coding sequence ATGTCCGACTCGTGTGACGCCTGCGGCTCGGCGGTGGAGGATGCGCTCGCCCGGACGGTCCGGCTCTCGGTCGACCGCTCGACCGTCGACGAACAGCGCCTCTGTCCCGGCTGTTTCGCCGACTGGATCGACCGCTACGGCCGGGAGATGCAGTCGGAACCGGACGTCGAGATCGACGAGGAGAACGACATCATCGTCGACTGA
- a CDS encoding cation:proton antiporter: protein MAAGPAVAGDLNGLLALGAVVAVAAAVAAAGRRVGIPSVPLYVLGGVLAGPSVAGAVGLPAIEPGELTTLAEVGVVLLLFFLGLEFSIDRLIAARRRLSGAAAVDLLVNFPVGVALGFLFGLGPLGAFLVGGIVYISSSAVITKSLVDLGWIADPEAEPVLGILVAEDLVVAVYLALAGALVVGGSPVDALPRIAVALGFLGAVALAAQLLAPRLAPLLGTSDEDVVVRTVAVALVVSGLALSVGASEAVAGFFVGVGVGATPLHDRVADRIAPLRDVFAVVFFAWVGLNTDVVAVAAVAVPVLVAAAVSGPAKVVSGTVGGRLYDLSPRRSLRTGLALVPRGEFSLIIAALATASPDPLISSVVPAFAVGYVLVMSFAGTVAMSEARRIERLVGLTPE from the coding sequence ATGGCGGCGGGACCGGCAGTCGCGGGCGACCTCAACGGTCTGCTCGCGCTCGGTGCGGTCGTCGCCGTCGCCGCGGCGGTCGCGGCGGCGGGTCGTCGGGTGGGCATCCCCTCGGTGCCACTGTACGTCCTCGGCGGCGTCCTCGCGGGCCCGTCGGTCGCGGGAGCGGTCGGCCTCCCGGCGATCGAACCGGGCGAACTGACGACGCTCGCGGAGGTCGGGGTGGTGCTCCTGCTGTTCTTCCTCGGCTTAGAGTTCAGCATCGACCGACTGATCGCCGCCCGGCGGCGGCTCTCAGGGGCCGCGGCGGTCGACCTGTTGGTGAACTTCCCCGTCGGCGTCGCGCTCGGGTTCCTGTTCGGACTCGGGCCGCTCGGCGCGTTCCTCGTCGGCGGTATCGTGTACATCTCCTCGTCGGCGGTGATCACCAAGTCGCTCGTCGACCTCGGCTGGATCGCCGACCCGGAGGCCGAACCGGTGCTCGGGATACTGGTCGCCGAGGACCTCGTCGTCGCCGTCTACCTCGCGCTGGCGGGCGCGCTCGTCGTCGGCGGCTCCCCGGTCGACGCGCTCCCGCGCATCGCCGTCGCGCTCGGCTTCCTCGGGGCGGTCGCGCTCGCGGCCCAACTGCTGGCGCCGCGGCTCGCGCCGCTGTTGGGCACCAGCGACGAGGACGTCGTCGTGCGCACGGTCGCGGTGGCGCTGGTCGTCTCGGGACTGGCGCTGTCGGTCGGCGCCAGCGAGGCGGTCGCCGGCTTCTTCGTCGGCGTCGGCGTCGGCGCCACCCCGCTGCACGACCGCGTCGCCGACCGGATCGCTCCGTTGCGCGACGTGTTCGCGGTCGTGTTCTTCGCGTGGGTCGGCCTCAACACAGACGTCGTCGCCGTCGCGGCGGTCGCCGTCCCCGTGCTCGTCGCGGCGGCGGTCTCCGGCCCCGCGAAGGTGGTCAGCGGCACTGTCGGTGGGCGGCTGTACGACCTGTCGCCGCGCCGCTCGCTCCGCACCGGCCTCGCACTCGTCCCCCGCGGGGAGTTCTCGCTGATCATCGCGGCGCTCGCGACCGCCTCGCCCGACCCCCTCATCTCCTCGGTGGTGCCGGCGTTCGCCGTCGGCTACGTGCTCGTCATGTCGTTCGCGGGCACCGTCGCGATGAGCGAGGCGCGGCGCATCGAGCGACTCGTCGGACTCACACCGGAGTAG
- a CDS encoding amino acid-binding protein has protein sequence MFDEIMGKFEGSPGQQAVVRLLLARGFSVNDDGRVVSGGIEIPDTGIAREAGVDRRVVDATTTAIRDDDDLRRIFANITSVPSLMDLAPVLDLTVLTVEVGDPDASGIVAEITGMLADADLSLRQVLSDDPEFADEPKLYVITDEELPGDLLVAIRDLPYVRSVEF, from the coding sequence ATGTTCGACGAGATCATGGGGAAGTTCGAGGGGTCGCCGGGGCAGCAGGCGGTGGTGCGACTGCTGCTGGCGCGGGGCTTCTCGGTGAACGACGACGGGCGCGTCGTCTCCGGTGGGATCGAGATCCCCGACACCGGCATCGCCCGCGAGGCCGGCGTCGACCGGCGGGTCGTCGACGCGACGACGACGGCGATCCGCGACGACGACGACCTCCGCCGGATCTTCGCCAACATCACCTCGGTGCCGAGCCTGATGGACCTCGCGCCGGTGCTGGACCTGACGGTGCTCACCGTCGAGGTCGGCGACCCCGACGCCTCTGGCATCGTCGCCGAGATCACCGGGATGCTCGCCGACGCAGACCTGTCGCTGCGGCAGGTGCTGTCGGACGACCCGGAGTTCGCCGACGAACCGAAACTGTACGTCATCACCGACGAGGAACTCCCCGGCGACCTGCTCGTGGCGATCCGGGACCTACCGTACGTCCGCAGCGTCGAGTTCTGA
- a CDS encoding CheF family chemotaxis protein — MSESVVADFVGRFFAPGVEGEPPRGRIILSQRRLVLAADGYKETIPLSSVFDVTLGQVPPEMAGYFNDTVTVAYQKDQGRAVAAIEGTGTNIDRFATVLFKVLLNGTKALARHPAKIGGRVVDAESRQMRLDVTQGSLSFEGSGESFTVDLANIISVERSQRDIGNGSHPVVSFRHIEDGTAVTSQVGMTSGRLTNILGRYIRLRYADVQAELEDVDPSEEELEVLVAAYSAGPGISLNKVVDIEPQRLTMLLNGLIDEGLLVDTDEGTQLTAKGRVVVGQRIESVNT; from the coding sequence ATGAGCGAGTCGGTCGTCGCGGATTTCGTCGGTCGATTCTTTGCACCCGGCGTGGAGGGTGAACCCCCGAGGGGTCGGATCATCCTCAGCCAGCGGCGGCTCGTGCTCGCGGCCGACGGCTACAAGGAGACGATTCCGCTGTCGTCGGTGTTCGACGTGACGCTCGGCCAGGTTCCACCGGAGATGGCGGGCTACTTCAACGACACCGTCACCGTCGCCTACCAGAAGGACCAGGGGCGAGCGGTCGCCGCCATCGAGGGAACCGGCACCAACATCGACCGCTTCGCGACGGTGCTGTTCAAGGTGCTGCTCAACGGGACGAAGGCGCTCGCACGCCACCCCGCGAAGATCGGTGGCCGGGTCGTCGACGCAGAGAGCCGACAGATGCGCCTCGACGTGACGCAGGGGTCGCTCTCCTTCGAGGGCTCCGGCGAGTCGTTCACTGTCGACCTCGCGAACATCATCTCCGTCGAGCGGTCACAGCGCGACATCGGCAACGGCTCGCACCCGGTCGTCTCGTTCCGGCACATCGAGGACGGCACCGCGGTCACCTCGCAGGTGGGGATGACCTCCGGACGACTCACCAACATCCTCGGTCGCTACATCCGCCTGCGTTACGCCGACGTGCAGGCGGAGTTGGAGGACGTCGACCCCAGCGAGGAGGAGTTGGAGGTGCTGGTCGCGGCCTACTCCGCCGGGCCGGGCATCTCGTTGAACAAGGTGGTCGACATCGAACCCCAGCGGCTCACCATGCTGTTGAACGGACTCATCGACGAGGGGTTGCTCGTCGACACCGACGAGGGGACGCAGCTCACCGCGAAGGGCCGCGTCGTCGTCGGCCAGCGGATCGAGTCGGTCAACACGTAG
- a CDS encoding IMPACT family protein produces the protein MANPEPYRTVAERATAEFTVQGSRFLGHVAPVDTVAAAEAFVDEVCAEFDDATHNVPAYRVPAGDGPSKSPGEVMLREYSSDDGEPTGSAGKPALNVLQQQEIRNVVAVVTRYYGGTNLGVGGLARAYSRAVKDGLDAAGVVEEEPHERVAVTVAYDDSGTVRGILESTGVEFDADYDAEVTFQARVPVADAAGLRDRLRSATSGRVDIE, from the coding sequence ATGGCGAACCCGGAGCCGTACCGCACCGTCGCCGAGCGCGCGACCGCGGAGTTCACCGTGCAGGGCTCTCGCTTCCTCGGCCACGTCGCCCCCGTCGACACCGTCGCCGCGGCGGAGGCGTTCGTCGACGAGGTGTGTGCGGAGTTCGACGACGCCACCCACAACGTCCCCGCCTACCGCGTCCCCGCGGGCGACGGTCCGTCGAAGTCCCCTGGCGAGGTGATGCTCCGGGAGTATTCGAGTGACGACGGCGAGCCGACTGGCTCCGCCGGCAAGCCGGCGCTGAACGTCCTCCAGCAGCAGGAGATCCGAAACGTCGTCGCCGTCGTCACGCGCTACTACGGCGGCACGAATCTCGGGGTCGGCGGGCTCGCCCGTGCGTACTCTCGGGCGGTGAAGGATGGCCTAGACGCCGCCGGCGTCGTCGAAGAGGAACCGCACGAGCGGGTCGCCGTCACCGTCGCGTACGACGACTCCGGCACCGTCCGCGGCATCCTCGAGTCGACCGGCGTCGAGTTCGACGCCGACTACGACGCCGAGGTCACCTTCCAGGCACGCGTCCCCGTCGCCGACGCCGCGGGGCTACGGGACCGGTTGCGCTCGGCGACGAGCGGGCGCGTCGACATCGAGTAG
- a CDS encoding S9 family peptidase has translation MDTIQASDFHDIAKPSDPRVAPDGEHVAFVRSEPDDDDSYESTVYLAPTDGDGEARRLTLTEGSDAEPRFSPSGDHLAFTSTRGKDDDTQQLWLLPLDGVGGEAEQVTDVVGGVNAISWSPDGTRIAFLQSVTADDREAERDLEVPEEYEPEEPDPRVIDRTVYRTGTSYFDGKRPQVYVLDVESGDLERVTDGDHDHGAPAWGDDETLYFTAQKSGQDPDDNYDIDVVAYDTESGDAEDVLRTTGWGASLAVTEDHRIAYTYTEAEQASIQPTELHVYDRAADETYDLTAGLDRGLGYEAAPQWGPDEERVFFATPDEGATSLWSAPGDASSDPEREYRGGSVDGAHVADGVTAITKSEWDHPGDVFVLDGSEERRLTELNEAYLGSVAVSEPEPLAFESEQGPVEGWVLTPPGFDADETYPLAVEVHGGPHAMWTTSGTMWHEFQTLAARGYVVFWSNPRGSTGFGEEFMQAIERDWGDVTLTDVMAGVEAVAAREYVDETNVFLTGGSFGGYMTSWAVGQSDYFRAAVSQRGVYDFTGFYGSTDGAYKLVEGDYDTTPWEEPEFLWEHSPVAHADEVDTPTLVLHSDRDYRTPDNTAELFHRILRKHGVDTRLVRYPREGHELSRSGEPAHIVDRIERIVRWFDGYSEYHDAERALDRPADDGLSAGSDDEAETEDADEQ, from the coding sequence ATGGACACGATTCAGGCGAGCGACTTCCACGACATCGCCAAGCCGAGCGACCCGCGGGTCGCGCCGGACGGCGAACACGTGGCGTTCGTCCGGAGCGAACCGGACGACGACGACTCCTACGAGTCGACCGTCTACCTCGCGCCGACCGACGGGGACGGGGAGGCGCGACGACTGACGCTCACGGAGGGGAGCGACGCGGAGCCGCGCTTCTCGCCGTCGGGGGACCACCTCGCGTTCACCTCGACGCGCGGGAAGGACGACGACACCCAACAGTTGTGGCTGCTCCCGCTCGACGGCGTCGGCGGCGAGGCAGAGCAGGTGACGGACGTGGTCGGCGGCGTGAACGCCATCTCGTGGAGCCCGGACGGCACTCGGATCGCGTTCCTCCAGTCGGTCACCGCCGACGACCGCGAGGCGGAGCGCGACCTCGAGGTTCCCGAAGAGTACGAACCCGAGGAGCCGGACCCGCGCGTCATCGACCGGACGGTGTACCGCACCGGCACGAGCTACTTCGACGGGAAGCGCCCGCAGGTGTACGTCCTCGACGTCGAGTCGGGCGACCTCGAACGGGTCACCGACGGCGACCACGACCACGGCGCGCCCGCGTGGGGCGACGACGAGACGCTGTACTTCACGGCGCAGAAGAGCGGCCAGGACCCCGACGACAACTACGACATCGACGTCGTCGCCTACGACACCGAGTCGGGCGACGCCGAGGACGTGCTCCGCACCACCGGCTGGGGTGCGTCGCTGGCGGTCACCGAGGACCACCGCATCGCGTACACGTACACAGAGGCCGAGCAGGCGAGCATCCAGCCGACCGAACTCCACGTGTACGACCGCGCCGCCGACGAGACGTACGACCTGACGGCGGGGCTGGACCGCGGCCTCGGCTATGAGGCCGCCCCGCAGTGGGGGCCCGACGAGGAGCGTGTGTTCTTCGCGACGCCCGACGAGGGCGCGACGAGCCTCTGGTCGGCGCCCGGCGACGCGAGTAGCGACCCCGAGCGCGAGTACCGCGGCGGCTCCGTCGACGGCGCCCACGTCGCCGACGGCGTCACTGCGATCACGAAGAGCGAGTGGGACCACCCCGGCGACGTGTTCGTGCTCGACGGGAGCGAGGAGCGCCGGCTGACGGAACTGAACGAGGCGTACCTCGGCTCGGTCGCCGTCTCCGAGCCGGAGCCGCTCGCGTTCGAGTCCGAGCAGGGGCCCGTCGAGGGGTGGGTGCTCACGCCACCCGGATTCGACGCCGACGAGACCTACCCGCTCGCGGTCGAGGTCCACGGTGGTCCGCACGCGATGTGGACGACCAGCGGGACGATGTGGCACGAGTTCCAGACGCTCGCCGCCCGCGGCTACGTCGTCTTCTGGTCGAACCCGCGCGGGTCGACCGGCTTCGGCGAGGAGTTCATGCAGGCCATCGAGCGCGACTGGGGCGACGTGACCCTCACCGACGTGATGGCCGGCGTCGAGGCGGTCGCGGCACGCGAGTACGTCGACGAGACGAACGTGTTCCTCACCGGCGGCTCCTTCGGCGGCTACATGACCTCGTGGGCGGTCGGGCAGTCGGACTACTTCCGCGCCGCCGTCTCCCAGCGCGGCGTGTACGACTTCACCGGCTTCTACGGCTCGACCGACGGGGCGTACAAGCTGGTCGAGGGCGACTACGACACGACGCCGTGGGAGGAGCCGGAGTTCCTGTGGGAGCACTCGCCGGTCGCACACGCCGACGAGGTGGACACGCCGACGCTGGTGCTCCACTCCGACCGCGACTACCGCACGCCGGACAACACCGCGGAACTGTTCCACCGCATCCTGCGCAAACACGGCGTCGACACGCGACTCGTGCGCTACCCGCGGGAAGGGCACGAACTGTCGCGCTCGGGCGAGCCGGCCCACATCGTCGACCGCATCGAGCGCATCGTCCGCTGGTTCGACGGCTACTCGGAGTACCACGACGCCGAGCGCGCGCTCGACCGGCCGGCCGACGACGGCCTGAGCGCCGGCTCGGACGACGAAGCCGAAACCGAGGACGCCGACGAGCAGTAA